The bacterium genome includes a region encoding these proteins:
- a CDS encoding ABC transporter ATP-binding protein produces the protein MIECLDLTKCFDKIVAVDHLFLEVPDGQLFGFLGPNGAGKTTTIKLLTGLLQPTEGIARIDGLDVVKQPIAAKTITGYVPDNAFLYEKLTGREMLDLTGDLWRITTKRRQSKIDDLLQLFDLTDKRDELIQNYSRGMRQKLSLACALLHEPKVLLLDEPTVGLDPKSSRLLKQVLRELANRGTTVFVSTHILEIAERLCDRVAIINQGKIIAQGTLEELRAGSNTLSLEEIFLTLTGDAENADLIKLLD, from the coding sequence ATGATTGAGTGTCTCGATTTAACCAAGTGTTTCGATAAAATTGTCGCGGTCGATCATCTCTTTTTAGAAGTGCCGGACGGACAGTTATTCGGTTTTTTAGGACCAAATGGCGCCGGCAAAACAACGACCATCAAACTGCTCACAGGACTACTGCAGCCGACGGAGGGCATAGCGCGTATTGACGGCTTGGATGTGGTCAAGCAGCCGATTGCTGCCAAAACTATTACCGGTTACGTCCCCGATAACGCTTTTCTTTATGAAAAGTTAACCGGCCGAGAGATGTTGGACCTAACAGGCGATCTTTGGCGCATCACGACTAAACGACGGCAAAGCAAAATTGATGACCTGCTTCAGCTCTTTGACTTGACAGATAAAAGAGATGAGCTGATACAAAATTATTCTCGCGGCATGCGTCAAAAGCTTTCCCTCGCCTGTGCCCTTCTGCACGAGCCCAAAGTGCTACTCTTGGATGAACCCACTGTTGGTCTTGACCCAAAAAGCTCAAGGCTTTTAAAACAAGTCTTACGTGAATTGGCTAATAGAGGCACAACCGTTTTTGTAAGCACTCACATCCTTGAAATAGCCGAGCGTCTATGCGATCGAGTGGCAATCATCAACCAAGGCAAAATCATCGCCCAAGGCACTTTAGAGGAACTCCGAGCAGGATCAAATACCCTTAGTCTGGAAGAAATATTCCTAACCCTAACCGGCGACGCTGAAAACGCGGATCTGATTAAGTTGTTGGACTAA